The following proteins come from a genomic window of Dreissena polymorpha isolate Duluth1 chromosome 1, UMN_Dpol_1.0, whole genome shotgun sequence:
- the LOC127876528 gene encoding uncharacterized protein LOC127876528, translating to MITSKPVPVDLTIRRESLDLAFIMDTTGSMSSYIETARRNIQRVVDEVSTDSNKDIKFALVEYRDHPPQDHTYVFRKHDFTPLVSTMKSWLDASQASGGGDTPEAVADALHAGNSLSWRPNAVKIAVLVADAPPHGLDPPLDRSFPGGSPNGHDPIDMAHKFAKLGVKLYSVGCEPSISPYKDFFMAMAYIAGGQYIPLTDPQKLIDAIIGGAREEMSLSKFSQDVQNEVQKVIASGAQPNKDAITQSVFKRLSDSGAQTTQLLRNNQPLEGPSAGALAIAATTSLADARNVFTKGSSAGSTGGTLTRKLSPIGGRISAFDKMASRPSMRIADAPILHSATGGGVGGEAFTAVERSISMDQVARMVNMAVAAAV from the coding sequence ATGATTACCTCAAAGCCGGTTCCCGTGGATCTCACGATAAGACGAGAATCGCTGGATCTTGCGTTTATAATGGACACAACTGGTAGTATGTCATCTTACATTGAGACGGCCAGACGTAACATACAGAGGGTCGTCGACGAAGTATCAACAGATTCAAACAAAGATATCAAGTTCGCGCTTGTCGAATACAGGGACCACCCTCCACAGGACCACACCTACGTCTTCAGAAAACATGACTTCACGCCGTTGGTCTCTACTATGAAATCGTGGCTGGACGCCTCCCAGGCGTCAGGTGGCGGAGACACGCCAGAAGCCGTAGCAGATGCCCTACACGCCGGGAATTCGTTGTCATGGAGACCAAACGCCGTAAAAATCGCCGTCCTGGTCGCTGATGCACCTCCCCATGGTCTAGATCCGCCGCTAGACAGGTCGTTCCCTGGAGGGAGTCCGAATGGACATGATCCCATCGACATGGCGCACAAGTTCGCAAAGCTCGGTGTGAAATTGTATTCGGTGGGCTGCGAACCCTCGATTTCACCCTACAAGGACTTCTTTATGGCAATGGCTTACATTGCTGGTGGTCAATACATCCCATTGACAGATCCCCAGAAGCTCATTGACGCGATCATCGGAGGTGCACGAGAAGAAATGTCGCTGAGCAAATTCAGCCAAGATGTTCAAAATGAAGTGCAGAAAGTGATCGCGAGCGGGGCACAGCCTAACAAGGATGCAATAACACAATCAGTATTTAAGAGGTTATCTGACTCAGGAGCACAAACTACACAGTTGCTTAGAAATAACCAACCCTTAGAAGGGCCAAGCGCTGGTGCGTTGGCCATTGCTGCGACCACTTCACTGGCGGACGCTAGGAATGTTTTCACAAAGGGAAGTTCAGCAGGATCGACAGGTGGAACTTTAACGAGAAAGCTTTCTCCTATCGGTGGTCGTATTTCAGCTTTCGATAAAATGGCTTCACGTCCGTCAATGCGAATAGCAGATGCACCTATTCTTCATTCCGCCACTGGCGGTGGGGTCGGCGGTGAGGCTTTTACGGCTGTTGAAAGGTCAATTAGTATGGACCAGGTCGCTCGAATGGTCAACATGGCTGTTGCAGCCGCAGTTTaa
- the LOC127876601 gene encoding uncharacterized protein LOC127876601 has translation MDTTGSMGSYIETARNNIKRVVQEITEISESHIRFALVEYRDHKPEEYTYVYRKQDFTSSVDTMQSWLDKSEAIGGGDLPEAVAVALYAGSSLSWYDSAVKIAVLIADAPPHGLVSSGDRWPNGDPLGIDPVKMAYRMARTGITLYSVGCEPSILPYKDFFQALAYIAGGQYVPLSTPQALIDAIIGGAKEELAMKKISEEVDKEVSAVKAKGAKPDRDAITKSVYDRLHNSGAKATTLLKNNKPLEGPSKAALEIAKTKSLPEAKKIFAKIVPGKSGSTPVSPPDSEVYTAVERPVSYDQVSRVASKAFAASA, from the coding sequence ATGGACACAACTGGAAGCATGGGGTCGTATATCGAAACAGCAAGGAACAACATCAAACGAGTTGTGCAAGAAATCACGGAAATTTCCGAAAGTCATATCAGGTTTGCACTCGTTGAGTATAGGGACCACAAACCGGAAGAATATACATACGTGTACAGAAAACAAGACTTTACGTCGTCGGTCGATACAATGCAATCGTGGTTAGATAAATCAGAAGCAATAGGTGGTGGCGATTTACCCGAGGCTGTTGCTGTTGCACTGTACGCGGGGAGTTCATTGTCATGGTACGACTCTGCTGTCAAGATTGCTGTCCTGATAGCAGACGCGCCGCCACATGGTCTGGTGTCGTCAGGTGACAGGTGGCCAAACGGTGATCCTCTTGGCATTGATCCAGTCAAAATGGCGTACAGAATGGCAAGGACTGGCATAACACTGTACTCGGTCGGCTGCGAACCTTCCATTCTACCTTACAAAGACTTTTTCCAAGCATTAGCTTACATCGCCGGGGGTCAGTACGTACCATTATCAACTCCACAAGCACTAATTGATGCCATAATCGGTGGAGCTAAAGAAGAATTGGCTATGAAGAAAATCAGCGAAGAAGTAGACAAGGAAGTTTCAGCAGTTAAAGCAAAAGGTGCAAAGCCTGATAGGGACGCAATTACAAAGTCAGTTTATGACAGACTTCACAATTCCGGGGCAAAAGCAACCACCttactaaaaaacaacaaaccgTTAGAAGGACCGTCGAAGGCGGCGCTTGAAATCGCTAAAACGAAGTCTCTTCCTGAAGCTAAGAAGATATTTGCGAAGATAGTTCCCGGTAAAAGTGGGAGTACGCCGGTTTCGCCTCCAGATTCCGAAGTCTACACCGCCGTCGAAAGACCAGTGAGTTATGACCAGGTCTCCAGAGTGGCTAGCAAGGCCTTTGCTGCAAGTGCATAG
- the LOC127882110 gene encoding sulfotransferase 1A1-like → MSRHYFHDVPGGDTILFDVIDEKPEVPYRLGVFMHDTFEKKMAIMSNLPHYKCREKDIIILSYPKTGTNWLWEIMTMVTTGSQEVSTSDKRYGMVEAMPVAMADQLPDPRILNSHLLPKYLPKAISTGNHKCVFIARNPKDTAVSFYNHTKGIKGYEYNGKFENYLQMFMRGEVDYGGYPEYLRQWKHFMDEHPDVPMHVMYYEDLKEYFVEEMRKLSAFMGYNLDEARLHQIQDRCEVNSMRQGKLAKMDPEMLEQLKTLTRDGFLFIRKGQVGDWKNWFTVAQSEQFDAWWAEQTMDITRFSFRYTLDSGCQ, encoded by the exons ATGTCGAGACATTATTTTCACGATGTACCGGGTGGAGATACTATTCTCTTTGACGTCATCGATGAAAAACCAGAAGTTCCTTACAGACTTGGCGTCTTCATGCATGACACATTCGAGAAAAAGATGGCGATCATGTCAAATTTACCACACTACAAGTGTCGAgaaaaagatattattattttatcgtATCCGAAAACAG GCACGAACTGGTTGTGGGAAATCATGACGATGGTAACGACGGGATCGCAAGAAGTCTCAACTAGCGACAAACGCTATGGCATGGTCGAGGCGATGCCGGTCGCTATGGCGGACCAGCTACCGGACCCCCGGATCCTCAACTCTCATCTTCTTCCTAAATATCTGCCCAAA GCGATTTCAACAGGCAACCACAAGTGTGTCTTCATCGCCAGAAACCCGAAAGACACCGCCGTATCCTTCTACAACCATACAAAAGGCATCAAGGGTTATGAATACAACGGAAAATTTGAGAATTATCTGCAGATGTTCATGCGCGGAGAAG TGGACTATGGCGGATATCCGGAATACCTTCGACAGTGGAAGCATTTTATGGACGAGCACCCGGATGTTCCCATGCACGTGATGTATTACGAGGACTTAAAAGAG TATTTCGTGGAAGAGATGCGCAAACTCAGCGCGTTCATGGGATATAACTTAGATGAGGCGAGATTGCACCAAATACAGGACAGATGCGAGGTCAACAGCATGAGGCAGGGCAAGCTGGCAAAGATGGACCCGGAAATGCTTGAACAATTAAAAACGCTTACGCGTGACGGATTCTTGTTTATACGTAAAG GACAGGTAGGTGATTGGAAGAACTGGTTCACTGTGGCCCAGAGCGAGCAGTTCGACGCCTGGTGGGCCGAGCAGACCATGGACATCACGAGGTTCTCCTTCCGGTACACGCTTGATTCGGGCTGTCAGTAG